A section of the Ovis canadensis isolate MfBH-ARS-UI-01 breed Bighorn chromosome 1, ARS-UI_OviCan_v2, whole genome shotgun sequence genome encodes:
- the ALG3 gene encoding dol-P-Man:Man(5)GlcNAc(2)-PP-Dol alpha-1,3-mannosyltransferase — protein sequence MAAGLRKRGRAGPATRAAGLCGQWLRRAWQERRLLLLEPRYTLLLAACLCLAEVGITFWVIHRVAYTEIDWKAYMAEVEGVINGTYDYTQLQGDTGPLVYPAGFVYIFMGLYYATDRGTDIRMAQHIFAVLYLATLLLVFLIYHQTCKVPPFVFFFMCCASYRVHSIFVLRLFNDPVAMLLLFLSVNLLLAQHWSWGCCCFSLAVSVKMNVLLFAPGLLFLLLKKFGLRGALPKLGICAVLQVVLGLPFLLKNPVGYLSRSFDLGRQFLFRWTVNWRFLPEALFLHRAFHLALLTAHLTMLLLFALCRWHRTGEGILSLLKDPSKRKVPPQPLTPNQIVSTLFTSNFIGICFSRSLHYQFYVWYFHTLPYLLWATPARWLTHLLRLLVLGLIELSWNTYPSTSCSSATLHACHAVILLQLWLGPQPFPKTIPHSKKAH from the exons ATGGCGGCAGGCCTGCGGAAACGCGGCCGGGCGGGTCCTGCAACCCGGGCAGCTGGACTGTGCGGGCAGTGGCTGCGGCGCGCCTGGCAAGAGCGGCGCCTACTGCTGCTGGAACCGCGCTACACGCTGCTGCTGGCCGCCTGCCTCTGCCTGGCGGAGGTGGGCATCACCTTCTGGGTCATTCACAGGGTGGCAT ATACAGAGATTGATTGGAAAGCCTACATGGCTGAGGTAGAGGGCGTCATCAATGGCACCTATGACTACACTCAACTGCAAGGTGACACTGGACCTCTCGT GTACCCAGCTGGCTTTGTGTACATCTTTATGGGGCTTTACTATGCCACTGACCGAGGCACTGACATCCGCATGGCCCAGCACATCTTTGCTGTGCTCTACCTGGCCACTTTGCTGCTTGTCTTCTTGATTTACCACCAGACCTGCAAG GTACCTCCCTTCGTCTTTTTCTTCATGTGCTGTGCCTCTTATCGTGTCCACTCCATCTTTGTGCTGCGGCTCTTCAATGATCCAGTGGCCATGCTGCTGCTCTTCCTCAGTGTCAACCTCCTGCTCGCCCAGCATTGGAGCTGGGGCTGCTGCTGTTTCAG CCTGGCAGTCTCTGTGAAGATGAATGTGCTGCTCTTCGCCCCTGGATTACTATTCCTTCTCCTCAAGAAATTTGGCCTCCGTGGGGCCCTCCCCAAGTTGGGCATCTGTGCTGTCCTTCAG GTGGTGCTAGGGCTGCCCTTCCTGCTGAAGAACCCCGTCGGCTACCTATCCCGTTCCTTTGACCTTGGCCGCCAGTTTCTCTTCCGCTGGACAGTGAACTGGCGCTTTCTCCCCGAGGCCCTCTTCCTGCATCGTGCCTTCCACCTGGCACTGTTGACTGCCCACCTCACCATGCTCTTGCTCTTTGCGCTCTGCAGGTGGCACAG GACAGGGGAAGGTATCCTGTCGCTGCTAAAGGATCCCTCCAAAAGGAAGGTTCCACCCCAGCCCCTCACACCCAAC CAGATTGTTTCTACCCTCTTCACCTCCAACTTCATTGGCATCTGCTTCAGCCGCTCCCTTCACTACCAGTTCTACGTTTGGTATTTCCACACACTGCCCTACCTCCTGTGGGCCACGCCTGCCCGCTGGCTCACTCACCTGCTCAG GTTGCTGGTGCTGGGGCTCATCGAGCTCTCCTGGAACACATACCCATCCACGTCTTGCAGCTCTGCCACCCTGCATGCATGCCATGCAGTCATCCTGCTGCAGCTCTGGCTGGGCCCCCAGCCCTTCCCCAAGACCATCCCGCACAGCAAGAAAGCCCATTGA
- the CAMK2N2 gene encoding calcium/calmodulin-dependent protein kinase II inhibitor 2 produces MSEILPYSEDKMGRFGADPEGSDLSFSCRLQDTNSFFAGNQAKRPPKLGQIGRAKRVVIEDDRIDDVLKGMGEKPPSGV; encoded by the exons ATGTCCGAGATCCTGCCCTACAGCGAGGACAAGATGGGCCGCTTCGGCGCCGACCCCGAGGGCTCTGACCTCTCCTTCAGCTGTCGCCTGCAGGACACCAACTCTTTCTTCGCGGGCAACCAAGCCAAGCGACCCCCCAAGCTGGGCCAGATCGGCCGAGCCAAGAGAG TGGTGATCGAGGATGACCGGATAGACGACGTGCTGAAGGGGATGGGGGAGAAGCCGCCGTCCGGAGTGTAA
- the ECE2 gene encoding endothelin-converting enzyme 2 isoform X4 has translation MACLGPSAPVPELPEKNCGYREVQYWDHRYQGAADSAPYEWFGDFSSFRDLLEPELRPLDRILVLGCGNSALSYELFLRGFPDVTSVDYSSVVVAAMRARYAHVPTLRWETMDVRALGFPSGSFDVVLEKGTLDALLTGEQDPWTVSSEGIHTVDQVLNEVSRVLVPTGRFISLTSAAPHFRTRHYAQAHYGWSLRHATYGNGFHFHFYLMQKGKELSVAQLALGAQILSPPRPPTPPCFLQDSDHEDFLSAIQL, from the exons ATGGCTTGTCTGGGGCCTTCCGCACCGGTGCCGGAGTTACCCGAGAAGAACTGCGGGTACCGCGAGGTCCAGTACTGGGACCACCGATACCAGGGCGCTGCCGACTCTGCCCCCTACGAGTGGTTCGGAGACTTCTCTTCCTTCCGTGACCTCCTAGAGCCGGAGTTGCGGCCATTGGACCGTATCCTCGTGCTAG GCTGTGGAAACAGTGCCCTGAGCTACGAGCTATTCcttcggggcttccctgatgtgaCCAGTGTGGACTACTCATCAGTAGTGGTGGCTGCCATGAGGGCTCGGTATGCCCACGTGCCCACGCTGCGATGGGAGACCATGGACGTGCgggcactgggcttccctagtggctccttTGACGTGGTGCTTGAAAAGGGCACACTGGATGCCCTGTTGACTGGTGAACAGGATCCCTGGACTGTGTCCTCTGAAGGTATCCACACTGTGGACCAGGTGCTAAATGAG GTGAGCCGAGTGCTGGTCCCTACAGGCCGGTTCATCTCATTGACCTCTGCTGCCCCCCACTTTCGGACAAGACACTATGCTCAAGCTCATTATGGCTGGTCCTTGAGGCATGCAACCTATGGCAATGgtttccactttcatttctacCTCATGCAGAAGGGCAAAGAGCTCAGTGTGGCCCAGCTGGCCCTTGGGGCACAGATCCTGTCACCCCCTagacctcccaccccaccctgcttCCTCCAGGACTCAGATCATGAGGATTTCCTCAGTGCCATTCAGCTGTGA
- the VWA5B2 gene encoding von Willebrand factor A domain-containing protein 5B2 produces the protein MPGLYCPSSWTPLPLTDSWVRACANGPCLSLRARLTYHNPQPQPVEGVFVYPLAEAEVVSGFEAEAAGRRVSFQLQSRRRSQAACCSALGPALGASTPRRCAQGHLVLDLAQARSTLVLPTGLIAAAGTMTVTLRSSRELPSRPDGVLHVALPSVLTPLAPPGPPGPPRPPGLCDDSPTSCFGVSSPQGEGPAWEEPAAPRDVFLGPARCPAPYTFSFEMLVTGPCLLAGLESPSHALRADAPPHASSAATICVTLAEGHRCDRALEILLHPSEPHQPHLMLEAGSLSSAEYEARVRARRDFQRLLRRDSDGDRQVCFLQRRFHKDILLNPVLVLSFCPDLSSKPGHLGTATRELLFLLDGSSVAHKDAIVLAVKSLPPQTLINLAMFGISVQPLFPESRPCSDEAVQLICESVETLQAVDGTPDVWAALDWALGQPQQRAHPRQLFLLTAASPVAAVTHQTLELMRWHRGAARCFSFGLGRACRQLLQGLSALSRGQAYFLRPGERLQPMLVQALRKALEPALSDISVDWFVPDAVEALLTPREIPALYPGDQLLGYCSLFRVDGFRSQSPGGQEPGWQSLGGSVFPSPEEAPSATSPGTEPTGTSEPLGTGTVSAELSSPWAAGDSERSTDALTDPVTDPGPNPSSDTAIWHRIFQSSYIREQYVLTHCSASPEPGPGSTGSSASPISQGPGSPEGNTPLDPPSQQGCRSLAWGESASSRSCPLPPSPLAPVKTGALSAEVLGRRRRVALAGRSLSSPQGRVNPVPGRPRHPSLGVAPDGPGPEPGQQLGQGLDDSGNLLSPAPMDWDMLMEPPFLFTAVPLNGELAPSAVAQPPQAPRCHVVIRALCGEQPVCWEVGVGLETLWGPQDDGSLPPSPPERDNAWDQALHRLTAASVVRDNEQLALRRGGETRADWGHARRSWLRALQTSKVSSAPSRFTCPVAVDATTREVLPSALQVQSSEPAEPARTPPISQSHVDAAPFPTAVHSKGLKGDSLAGGWDLEQTGNSSSALGDHAAPIGGSYRPLPRPPSRISLGRWKSRGPDSHRLCSPNTGQVNDSNSEGSGHDYLPLVRLQEAPGSFRLDALFCAAVRISQERLCRASPFAVHRASLSPTLASSPWALLAPGAGQGGSATAACSPSPSSGSEGPGQVDSGRGSDTEASEGSEGPGGADLRGRTWATAVALAWLEHRCAGAFGEWELAAAKADCWLRAQHLPDGLDLANLKAAARGLFLLLRHWDQNLQLHLLCYSPANM, from the exons ATGCCCGGCCTGTACTGCCCCTCCAGCTGGACGCCGCTGCCCCTCACGGACTCCTGGGTCCGGGCCTGCGCCAACGGACCCTGCCTCAGCCTGCGGGCCCGGCTCACCTACCACAACCCGCAGCCGCAGCCGGTGGAGG GCGTGTTCGTGTATCCGCTGGCGGAGGCTGAAGTGGTTTCAGGCTTCGAGGCGGAGGCCGCGGGACGGCGCGTCTCCTTCCAGCTGCAGAGTCGGCGCCGCTCGCAGGCCGCCTGCTGCAGCGCTCTAGGCCCCGCGCTGGGGGCCTCAACGCCCCGCCGCTGCGCGCAGG GTCATCTTGTCTTGGATCTGGCCCAGGCCCGGTCCACGCTGGTGCTGCCCACAGGCCTCATCGCCGCGGCCGGCACCATGACAGTGACCCTGCGGAGCAGCCGGGAGCTGCCCTCCAGGCCTGACGGGGTGCTGCACGTGGCTTTGCCCTCTGTGCTCACCCCTCTGGCCCCGCCAGGCCCACCGGGGCCCCCCAGGCCTCCGGGGCTCTGTGACGACAG CCCCACCAGCTGCTTTGGAGTGAGCAGCCCTCAGGGTGAAGGGCCAGCCTGGGAGGAGCCAGCTGCTCCTCGGGATGTGTTCCTGGGCCCGGCCCGTTGCCCTGCCCCGTACACCTTCTCTTTTGAGATGCTGGTGACTGGGCCGTGCCTGCTGGCAG GACTGGAGAGCCCCTCTCATGCTCTTCGGGCTGATGCCCCACCTCATGCCAGctctgcagccaccatctgtgTCACACTGGCAGAGGGCCACCGCTGTGACCGGGCCTTGGAGATCCTGCTGCACCCCAGTG agccCCACCAGCCCCACCTGATGCTGGAGGCCGGCAGTCTGAGCTCAGCAGAGTACGAGGCCCGAGTGAGAGCCCGTCGGGATTTCCAGAGGCTGCTGCGAAGGGACAGTGATGGGGACCGGCAG GTGTGCTTCCTGCAGCGACGCTTCCACAAGGACATCCTGCTGAACCCTGTGCTGGTGCTGAGCTTCTGCCCGGACCTGAGTTCCAAGCCCGGACACCTGGGCACAGCTACACGGGAGCTCCTCTTCCTGCTGGATGGCAGTAGTGTGGCACACAAG GATGCCATCGTTTTGGCTGTGAAGTCACTCCCGCCCCAGACGCTCATCAATCTTGCCATGTTTGGCATCTCGGTGCAGCCCCTCTTCCCAGAGAGCCGGCCTTGCAGTGAT GAAGCTGTGCAGCTGATCTGTGAGAGCGTTGAGACGCTACAGGCTGTGGACGGCACCCCAGATGTGTGGGCTGCTCTGGACTGGGCCCTGGGGCAGCCCCAGCAAAGGGCCCACCCTAGGCAGCTTTTCCTGCTCACCGCTGCCTCACCCGTGGCCGCTGTGACCCACCAGACCCTGGAGCTCATGAGGTGGCATAGAGGGGCAGCCAG GTGCTTCTCCTTTGGCTTGGGGCGCGCCTGCCGCCAGCTGCTCCAGGGTCTGTCTGCTCTCAGCAGGGGCCAGGCCTACTTCCTGAGACCTGGGgaaaggctgcagcccatg CTGGTGCAGGCCCTGAGGAAGGCACTGGAGCCCGCGCTGAGTGACATCTCTGTGGACTGGTTTGTTCCGGATGCAGTAGAGGCCCTGCTGACACCCCGGGAGATCCCCGCGCTCTATCCTGGGGACCAGCTTCTTGGTTACTGCTCACTCTTCAGGGTGGACGGCTTCCGGTCCCAATCCCCGGGG GGCCAAGAGCCTGGCTGGCAGAGCTTGGGCGGCTCAGTGTTCCCATCCCCAGAGGAAGCACCATCTGCCACCAGCCCTGGCACTGAGCCCACTGGCACCTCAGAGCCACTGGGAACAGGCACTGTGTCAGCAGAGCTGTCCAGCCCATGGGCTGCTGGGGACTCAGAGCGGA GTACTGATGCTCTGACAGACCCAGTCACGGACCCCGGACCTAATCCCTCTTCTGACACAGCCATATGGCACCGCATCTTCCAGTCCTCATACATCCGGGAGCAGTATGTGCTCACCCACTGCTCTGCCAGCCCAGAGCCAGGCCCAGGCTCCACAGGCAGCAGCGCATCCCCCATCTCCCAGGGCCCGGGCTCCCCTGAGGGCAACACTCCCCTGGATCCCCCTTCTCAGCAGGGCTGCCGAAGCCTAGCCTGGGGAGAATCTGCCAGCTCCCGCTCCTGTCCCCTGCCTCCATCCCCACTGGCTCCAGTCAAG ACTGGGGCTTTGAGTGCTGAGGTGCTGGGCCGTCGACGCAGAGTGGCTCTGGCTGGCCGAAGCCTCTCATCCCCTCAAGGCCGGGTGAACCCAGTCCCTGGACGCCCCCGGCACCCCTCTCTAGGTGTAGCACCCGATGGGCCAGGCCCTGAGCCAGGGCAGCAACTGGGACAGGGCCTGGATGACTCAG GAAATCtgctctccccagcccccatGGACTGGGACATGTTGATGGAACCACCCTTCTTGTTCACCGCTGTTCCCCTCAATGGGGAGTTGGCTCCTTCAGCAGTAGCACAGCCTCCCCAGGCTCCACGCTGCCATGTGGTGATCCGGGCCTTGTGTGGGGAGCAGCCTGTGTGCTGGGAGGTGGGTGTTGGGTTGGAGACGCTGTGGGGGCCTCAGGATGATGGCTCACTGCCTCCGTCACCCCCCGAAAGAGATAATGCTTGGGACCAAGCACTCCATCGACTGACAGCAGCTTCTGTGGTTCGGGACAATGAGCAGCTGGCTCTTCGAAGAGGGGGTGAGACCAGGGCTGACTGGG GTCATGCCCGGAGGTCCTGGCTCCGAGCCCTTCAGACAAGTAAGGTCAGCTCTGCCCCTTCTCGCTTCACCTGTCCTGTAGCTGTGGACGctaccaccagggaggtcctaccCTCAGCCCTGCAGGTGCAGAGCTCAG AGCCAGCTGAACCTGCCCGTACCCCTCCTATCTCTCAAAGCCATGTAGATGCAGCTCCTTTCCCCACAGCTGTCCACTCTAAAG GACTGAAGGGAGACTCTCTGGCAGGTGGCTGGGACCTGGAACAAACTGGCAACTCCAGTTCTGCTTTGGGGGACCATGCAGCCCCCATAGGAGGGTCTTATCGCCCGCTTCCCCGGCCTCCCTCTCGGATCAGCCTGGGCCGTTGGAAGTCCAGGGGCCCAGACAGCCACAGACTCTGCAGCCCCAACACAGGCCAAGTCAATGACAGCAACAGTGAAGGCAGCGGCCATGACTACCTGCCCTTG GTGCGCTTGCAGGAGGCGCCCGGCTCCTTCCGCCTGGACGCCCTGTTCTGCGCGGCGGTGCGCATCTCGCAGGAGCGCCTGTGCCGCGCCTCGCCCTTTGCCGTGCACCGGGCCAGCCTCAGCCCCACCTTGGCCTCCTCTCCCTGGGCACTTCTAGCCCCCGGTGCTGGCCAGGGTGGCAGCGCCACAGCCGCTTGCAGCCCGTCCCCCAGCTCAGGTTCCGAGGGTCCGGGCCAGGTGGACAGTGGGCGGGGATCAGACACTGAGGCCTCAGAGGGGTCGGAAGGGCCTGGTGGCGCTGACCTGCGGGGCCGGACTTGGGCCACAGCTGTGGCGCTTGCGTGGCTGGAGCACCGCTGTGCGGGGGCCTTCGGTGAGTGGGAACTGGCAGCTGCGAAGGCTGACTGTTGGCTGCGGGCGCAGCACCTGCCCGACGGCCTGGACCTGGCCAACCTCAAGGCTGCAGCCCGTGGTCTCTTCCTGTTGCTGCGTCACTGGGACCAGAACCTGCAACTCCACCTGCTGTGCTACAGCCCCGCAAACATGTGA